The following proteins are encoded in a genomic region of Amphiura filiformis chromosome 18, Afil_fr2py, whole genome shotgun sequence:
- the LOC140140061 gene encoding uncharacterized protein, with amino-acid sequence MQLPRSTIARGTGHQNGAIWIQSSGDISVYAISDNHAASGDGFLVLPTTSLGTEYHVVGARARKRNSYRSEFVMVGIQDNTTISMYLNGIVETSSGNHYYQKYLTLNRFDVIQFQSKSDLTGSLIESDKPISVISGSRCGFVNSEKIFIKRSCEYMVIHLPPVRHWGREFIVSPLHSAGGETIVRMIASQGQSVITIGAVEYGYNQHLEIFCVKYRQCYSEIKLTGNSPAFLKALKPILVVLYVSNLARECHEDPGSYCQSDGKSGTSLSHVQPMTQYTSEVIFATFDVPDLGMIRDYTLNIVTLCDNSHEMTLNGHNLPSGDVWRADNELAEYCSLRIIIDEFSQRNQSVFHLRSRSPGSKFAAMLVRNRPGSLIVVSADGVNEAVNTKGGDGRHTLTATQSGTEFIFGFINSCNCWTIDGPRVIIISDSAFPKTTVNILALRGQFKRTVVLSAGTSISVDLPAKVIAVDAYDPQPPAAILVTSSNPITLYGMNDAHHGRSDAFWLGRQKHLERSMSRFRHGVILMVLQLKPLVSS; translated from the exons ATGCAACTGCCTCGCAGCACTATCGCACGTGGTACTGGTCACCAAAATGGCGCGATTTGGATACAAAGTTCTGGTGACATAAGTGTTTACGCTATCAGTGATAATCATGCGGCTTCTGGGGATGGGTTTTTGGTTTTGCCTACGACTTCACTGGGTACGGAATACCACGTGGTCGGTGCTAGAGCGCGAAAGAGGAATTCCTACCGGTCGGAATTTGTCATGGTCGGAATTCAAGATAATACAACAATCAGTATGTACCTCAATGGTATTGTTGAGACATCATCTGGCAAccattattatcaaaaatatctgACTCTTAATCGCTTTGACGTTATTCAATTCCAAAGTAAATCTGATCTTACCGGATCTTTGATAGAAAGCGATAAACCAATTTCGGTCATCTCTGGAAGTCGATGTGGGTTTGTGAACTCGGAGAAGATATTCATTAAAAGATCGTGCGAGTATATGGTAATTCACTTACCACCAGTTCGTCACTGGGGAAGGGAGTTTATCGTGAGTCCATTACACAGTGCTGGAGGAGAAACAATTGTAAGAATGATTGCATCTCAAGGACAAAGTGTCATAACTATTGGTGCCGTAGAATACGGATACAACCAACACCTTGAAATCTTTTGTGTAAAGTATCGCCAATGTTACAGTGAAATCAAACTCACCGGTAACAGCCCTGCATTTTTGAAAGCTTTAAAACCAATTCTTGTCGTACTGTACGTGTCTAACCTGGCACGTGAATGTCACGAAGATCCGGGGAGCTATTGTCAAAGTGATGGCAAGAGTGGTACATCATTATCACACGTACAACCTATGACTCAGTACACCTCCGAAGTAATTTTTGCCACTTTTGACGTTCCTGACCTTGGTATGATTCGGGATTATACTTTGAACATCGTTACTCTTTGCGACAATAGTCATGAGATGACGCTAAATGGCCATAATCTTCCTTCAGGCGATGTATGGAGAGCAGACAATGAACTTGCTGAGTATTGTTCTCTTCGAATTATTATAGACGAATTTAGTCAGCGAAATCAAAGTGTCTTCCATCTACGGTCGAGGTCACCGGGTTCAAAGTTCGCAGCTATGCTAGTGAGAAACAGACCAGGGTCACTGATTGTCGTATCAGCAGATGGTGTCAATGAAGCAGTGAATACGAAAGGAGGAGACG GTCGGCATACCTTAACGGCTACTCAATCAGGCACCGAGTTTATATTCGGCTTTATAAACAGCTGCAATTGCTGGACCATAGATGGTCCGCGTGTCATCATCATTTCCGATAGCGCCTTCCCCAAAACAACTGTAAATATACTGGCTCTCCGTGGTCAATTTAAAAGGACGGTAGTGTTATCTGCCGGTACTTCAATATCGGTTGACCTACCTGCAAAGGTTATAGCTGTTGATGCCTATGATCCACAACCTCCAGCAGCAATTCTAGTCACTTCGTCCAATCCAATTACCTTATATGGAATGAATGATGCACATCATGGTCGATCTGATGCTTTTTGGTTAGGCCGACAGAAACACTTGGAACGGAGTATGTCGCGGTTTCGTCATGGGGTGATCCTTATGGTGCTACAACTGAAACCGCTGGTCAGCTCCTGA
- the LOC140139059 gene encoding uncharacterized protein produces MSTKPVSIISGIECGYSQSFPRPGYGIYFWPCDHMVEHLPPVTDWGRRYVVTSFEGYGGDGKTLIHLIPIRDTTMVNVSYGTRYPNLLHLRELDYFFFDNSTADNTNSAIITANHPIEIVAMSGYGPLPSCVHGNTSDDCTSNSKPVMTLIPPLKPLLGRAIFQFIELSGASDLRNYAYITAKCSDGNKIFVNNETIAATWRQEPVPDSEYCVFRLELERIIYEMWTSDEDTELCAVQYGFSSRSGFAFPIIF; encoded by the coding sequence ATGTCAACCAAACCAGTGTCGATAATCAGTGGGATAGAATGCGGATATTCTCAAAGTTTCCCGCGCCCGGGTTATGGAATATACTTTTGGCCATGCGATCACATGGTGGAGCATTTACCACCTGTCACCGACTGGGGGCGTCGCTATGTTGTGACGTCATTTGAAGGATATGGGGGAGACGGGAAAACTTTGATTCACTTAATTCCCATACGTGACACGACAATGGTTAACGTATCTTACGGGACACGATATCCAAATTTGTTACATTTACGAGAATTGGACTATTTTTTCTTTGATAACAGTACGGCAGATAATACCAATAGCGCCATTATTACAGCCAATCATCCGATAGAGATCGTTGCTATGAGCGGATACGGCCCATTACCAAGCTGTGTCCATGGCAACACGAGTGACGATTGCACCTCAAACTCGAAACCCGTCATGACACTAATCCCACCACTAAAACCTCTTCTAGGCCGCGCAATATTTCAGTTTATTGAACTCAGTGGTGCTTCTGATTTACGTAATTATGCGTATATTACAGCAAAATGTTCCGATGGAAATAAGATCTTTGTGAACAATGAAACTATTGCTGCAACGTGGAGACAAGAGCCTGTCCCGGATTCAGAATATTGTGTATTTAGACTTGAATTGGAACGCATCATATATGAGATGTGGACGTCTGATGAAGATACTGAACTTTGTGCTGTTCAATATGGCTTTAGTTCCCGCTCTGGATTTGCATTTCCTATTATATTTTAG